The nucleotide sequence TGCGAAGGTTCGAATCCTTCTTCCCCTGCCAAACTCTGTAGATACGACCTAAAGACATCCATTCGACCTCTACCAAAACTCCAAAATCACCTATGTCCGCCCCAATGAACGCTGATTTACTGACTCTTTTCACAGGCAACGCAAATCCGGTTTTGGCCCATGCGGTAGCCAAAGAGCTCAATCTCCAAATGGGAAAAGCATTCGTAGGTCGATTCTCTGATGGGGAAATCCAGGTAGAAATTCAAGAAAACGTTCGCGGTAAGAATGTGGTCGTTATCCAATCGACTTGCGCTCCAACGAACGACAGTTTGATGGAGCTTATGATCATGATTGATGCTCTTAAACGCGCATCAGCAAGCCGCATAACCGCTGTAATCCCTTACTTCGGTTACGCCAGACAAGATCGTCGTCCGCGCTCAGCACGGGTTGCCATCTCCGCTAGAATCGTTGCAAACATGCTTCAATCTGTTGCTGGCATTGAGCGTGTTTTGACTATGGATCTTCATGCCGACCAAATTCAAGGCTTTTTTGATATCCCAGTAGATAACATTTACGCCTCTCCGGTTCTCTTGGCAGATTTAGAGGCTCAGAAAACTAAAAAAGATCTCATCATTGTTTCGCCGGATATTGGCGGCGTGGTTCGCGCCCGTGCAATGGCCAAGCAATTAGGTACAGATTTAGCGATTATTGATAAACGACGTCCTAAGGCTAACGTATCAGAAGTAATGCATTTAATCGGCGAAGTAGAAGGTCGTCACTGCGTCATCATGGATGACATTATTGACACCGGTGGAACTCTCTGCAAAGCTGCAGAGGCACTGAAAGAGCGTGGTGCCAAGGGCGTTACAGCTTACTGTACTCATGCAGTTCTCTCTGGTGGTGCCATCGCCCGTATTGCCGCCTCAGAGCTAGATGAATTGGTTGTTACTGACACCATTCCATTGACCGCTGAAGCCTTGAAAGTGGGCAAAATCCGTCAATTGAGCGTTGCCCCCATCCTGGCTGAAACCCTTTCCCACATCAGCAAGGGTGATTCAGTGATGTCAATGTTCGCCGAATAAGCTAAAAATAGCGTTTACACCCCGGTTTTTGGCGATTTTGAGCCTTTTCTAGGCAAAAAGAACGATTCCCAAGATATAATCAAAGGCTTTTCTGTTTGGTCGCGAACGGAAATTAACCTTAATTTAGGAATTAAATATGAAAGTAGTAGCCTTTGAAAGAAGCGTACAGGGAACGGGTGCGAGCCGCCGTCTGCGCAACTCCGGTAAAACTCCGGGCATCATCTACGGTGGTAAAGACGCCGCAACTGTAATTGAGTTGGATCACAACGCACTGTTCCATGCTCTCCGTAAGGAAGCATTCCACTCTTCCATCCTCGATCTCGAAATCGGCGGCAAAGCACAAAAAGTGTTGTTGCGCGATTACCAGATGCATCCATTTAAGCCTTTGGTTCTGCACATCGACTTCCAACGCGTTTCCGCGACTGAGAAAGTTCATATGCGCGTTCCATTGCATTTCATTAATGCTGACACTTCAGCTGCAGTGAAGTTGCAAGGCGCTGTCATCAGCCACATCTCCACTGAATTGGAAATATCTTGCTTGCCTGCCGACTTGCCTGAGTTCATTGAAGTGGACCTAAGCAAGATTGAAGTTGGTCATGGTATCCATGCTAAAGATATCGCATTACCAAAAGGCGTTACCTTGGTATTGCATATTGAGCAAGAAAACCCAGTACTGGCTAACGCACGTATCCCAGCAGTGAAATCTGCCGATACAGAAGCTGCTCCTGCAGCTGCTGCGGCCCCTGCCGCTGAAGCTCCAAAGGATAAAGCTTAATCATTTAAGCCCTATCTTTGCGACAGAGGAAGCCCGCTTACAAGCGGGTTTTCTTTTTTGCAGAAAAGCTTTTATCCTTAAGCACTCATCATGACTAAATTAATTATTGGCCTAGGCAACCCAGGTGAAGAACATGCTGAAGATCGGCATAATGCTGGCTTCTGGTTTGTGGATGCACTCGCCAAACAATTAAACGTTCGCTTTGAAACTGAAAAACGCTTTCTTGGAAAAGTAGCTAAGGCTAAATGGGAAGATGAAGACCTCTTCTTACTCAAGCCAAACACTTACATGAACCTGAGCGGCCAGGCCGTTGGAGCTTTATGCCGCTTTCATAAAATTACACCTAAAGATGTGTTGGTAGTGCAAGATGAGCTCGACCTCAAGCCCGGCACTGCACGCATCAAGCTTGGTGGCGGCACTGGTGGACACAACGGCTTAAAAGATATCCAAGCTCACTTAGGAACTCCTGATTACTGGCGCTTGCGTCTGGGTATTGGCCACCCACGCGATCTTGCTGCAGAAGGTGCGCGAGTAATGGACGTGGCTGACTTTGTCTTGAGAAGGCCGCTACAAGCAGAACAAAAGCAGATTGATGCAAGCATTGAAAATGGCTTACACATTCTGTCCTTGTTTCTAAAGGGTGATACTCAGGCAGCCATGCTCGAATTGCACTCTAAAACTAATTAAAGAGTATCAACGACTTATTTAACGAGTGCTTTTTTAGCGGCAGTTAAGGCCTGATACTTTGCCATTAACTGGGTTTGATTTTCAGAAAACGCAGGGTTCATCGGTATGCAATCTACCGGACAGACTTGCTGACACTGAGGCGCATCGTAATGGCCTACACATTCTGTGCATTTATTGGGATCGATCTCGTAGATCTCTAAACCCATGTAGATTGCATCGTTTGGGCATTCAGGCTCACACACATCACAATTGATGCATTCGTCTGTAATCATTAATGCCATATTTGCGCCTAAGGGCCCCACTCTTTGCTCTTATTAGCTTGAATCTTTGTGATCAACCACTTTTCTACCGATGGGAATACAAACTTACTCACATCGCCACCCATAGAGGCAATCTCACGCACAAAGGTACCAGAAATAAATTGGTATTGGTCTGATGGCGTCAGGAATAGTGTTTCAACATCGGGTAATAAATAGCGATTCATACCAGCCATTTGGAACTCGTATTCAAAATCAGATACTGCGCGTAAGCCGCGCACAATCACGCGCGCGTTATGTTCGCGAGCAAAATCTTTTAACAGGCCGGTAAATCCAACAATCTTTACATTGGAGTAGTGGCCAAGAACTTCTTTAGCAATCTCAATGCGCTCATCCAGCGTAAAGAAAGGGCGTTTGCTACGACTATCAGCAACACCAACAATGAGCTCACCAAAAATGCTTGAGGCGCGACGCACTAGGTCCTCGTGACCACGAGTAAAGGGATCAAATGTTCCAGGGTATACGGCAACAGTCATAACGCTCCTAAGGCTTTTTCAGCTACAGGCAAGAGTTTAGTCCCTCTTGAAGCGAAATAGACAAGCTTTTACTTGTCCGGCCTCTAAGTATTTCCCACAATGCCAATCAGGCACTAAAGCCTCAAGCTGCTCCCGGGGGCGACCGGAAGGAAACTCTACATAAATTCCCCCGCCAGCACTGTCGTCACAAACACGAGCAGCCTCTATAAGCGCTTGATTTAATAAGCCCTCCTCCTGAAAGGGTGGGTCTATGAAGATCAGATTGCTGGAGCGGTCAGCTTGTTGCTTTAAGAACTCCAAACTATCTCTATGAAGAATCTGCACTTCTCCAGGAGCCGGAGATGACTTTAACAAAGCAAAATTAGCTAGAAGTTTGGCATGGGCCTGTTTATCTTTTTCTAATAAGGTTACTGAATGGGCATGTCGTGATGCGGCCTCAAAACCTAAAGCACCAGTACCAGCAAATAAATCTAAACAACGCAAACCGACTAAATCCTGTCCGAGCCAATTAAATAAAGTCTCACGAACACGATCGGTAGTAGGGCGAAGACCGGGTAAATCCAGTACACCTAGCAAACGACTGCGCCAAACCCCACCAATAATGCGAATTTTCTGCAGAGGTTCAGAGCGTCTGCCTAATGAAGCTGACTTAACCGGCTTATTTATTTCTTCGCCCCTAAGACGACAATTTTCATTCGATCCATAGCTAAGTGTTTTTGGAACGACGCTTTGACCTGCTCAAGGTTAACCGCCTCCACTTGCTTAGTCCAAATCTCCATCGTATCAAGAGGCAAATTATTCCAAGCAATACTAGACACGTTATCTAGTAACTTACGGTTGTTATCAATTCGTAAAGGATAGCCATTGATCAAATTTGCTTTGGCTGCATCGAGCTCCGCTTGCGTTGGGCCATCAGCAATAAATTGGGCAATAGTGGAACTCATTACTTCTAGAGCCAAAGTAGCTTGATCATTCTTCGTTTGTACGCCCGCCTGAAATATTCCTGCATCCTTACCGGGGGCAAAGTAACTAAACACGCTATAGGCAAGGCCACGTTTCTCGCGCACTTCCGACATGAGCCGAGATACAAAACCACCGCCACCCAAAATGTAGTTACCCACCAGCAATGGGAAGAAATCGGGGTTATTACGAGTTACTGCAGTCATTCCCATAGCAATATGCGCTTGCTGTGAGTCAAATGGAATAGCAACTTCGCGCTGACTTAAAGGCTCAACTGGTGAACGCTCAAACTCTGGCAACTTCGCTACAGGAGGTCCAGACTGAGGCACTCTTTGTAATAAGCTCTGAACAATCTCAGCAGCCTCGGCTTTGCTCACATCACCCACAATGCTGACAATCATTCGATCGCCACGGTAAAGCTGTTTATGAAACTGCTGTAGGTCGCTTGCGCTGATATTGGCAATACTTTTCACCGTTGGTGAATTGGCCAGCGGATAATCTCCATAAACTGATTTTCTAAAGCGACGATCCAAGACTGACTCCGGTTTAGTCTCCGACTCTAGCAATGCAGTAGTCATCCTTTGCTTCTCACGCGCTAAGATCTTTGCATCATATGTGGGCGCACTCAACATCGCTGAGGCCAATTGAACAGCCCGATCGCGTAAATCTTTGCGACTCAAAGTCCGAATACGCATGACAGCGCGCTCACCGCCAACAGAAATACCAAGGTTTGCACCAAGGTCTGCAATCTCATCAGCAATCTGCGCCTCATTTAACAGGCCCTTATCAGATTTGGCGCCATAGTTCATGAGCCGCCCAGCCATAGTAGCTAAGCCACTCTTCACCCCTGGGTCATAACGATCGCCTGCATCAATGCTGATCTCAATATCTACCATGGGCAACGCTTTGGTTTGCACTAAATAGGCTTGCGCGCCCTTGAAGGAGTCTAGCTTTTCAATAGGTAATATCGCGTGTGCTGATGTGCTTACTCCAACTATCAGCACAATTGCAAAACTGATTTGCGAGATGAATTTATTTGGCATCACGATTGCCTCCTTGCTTAGCCTCACCCGACTGGCGTGGCTGTGGATCTAGTACTGCTATGGTGAGCCCCTCATCTACTAAATATTTTTTTGCAACGGCTTGAACTTGTGCGGGAGTAATGGTTTGCATCTTCTCCAACATCACATCAATATCTTTCCATGAGAATCCAGCCATCTCTGTACTACCGATTTCCATGGCTTGCCCAAAAATTGAGTCGCGCTTATATATCTGATCAGACAGAATACGTACCTTCACCCGCTTAAGCTCTGATTCTAAAATTCCTTTGTCAACAACTTCTTTCAAGGCTTTACGAATACTGCTCTCCGCCTGCTGCACTGTCTTGCCTTTAGCCATACTGCTGCTAATGAAAAATAGTTCAGGTCCTCTAGAGATCATGTCATAACCGACGCCCACATCATTTACTACTCGCTCTTGCTTTACTAGAGTACGATTCAAGCGTGCGTTGTCATAACCATCTAGTACAGCAGATAAAAGCTCTAGCGCATAAGGCTCATCATCATCCAATCTCCCCACTTCTAGCTTGGGGACTTTCCATGCCATCGCTAGCTGTGCGCTGTCAGCAGGCGCTTTTACTTGCACTCGCTTAGTACCTTTTTGCACGGGTTCAATCTGGGGCTTACGCTCTGGTAACTCTCTTGCGGAAGCAACTCCATAGTATTTTTCTACTGCTCGTAAAATCACTTTAGGATCAACATCACCTGCAATGACGACAGTTGCGTTATTCGGTTTGTACCAACTGCGATACCAATCGCGTGCATCTATTGCTTTCATATTGACTAAATCATTCATCCACCCAACTACCGGGTGACGATAAGGGGAGCTCATATATGCGGTGGCAGTGAGTGATTCATTGAGCAAGCTACTAGGGTTATCTTCCGTACGCAGGCGACGCTCTTCCATGACCACCTGAATTTCTTTCAGAAATTCCGCATCATCAAAATTGAGGTTAGACATACGATCAGCCTCTAACCTCATCACCTCATCTAACTTAGACTTTTCAACTTGCTGAAAGTAAGCCGTGTAATCACGAGAAGTGAAAGCATTTTCTCGACCACCCACTGCTGCAACTAAGCGGGAGAATTCCCCTGACTTTACTTTATGGGTGCCCTTAAACATCATGTGCTCCAACACATGAGCCACTCCAGTCTTGCCATTCACCTCATCCATGGAGCCAGCACGGTACCAAACCATGTGCGCAACTGTAGGTGCGCGATGATCTTCCCGCACGATCAACTTGAGGCCATTGTAGAGTTGAAACTCGTGGGTATTTGCTTGGCCCACTTCTGGTGTTGCCATAGCAATAGAAGAGCCGAGCAATAAATAGAGAGAAAAACTTAATAATGTGGAACGCATCTGCAAGATCACCTATTCCTAGAATTTAATTGATAAGATGCAAGGATTAAATTGTATCGATTATGTTCGGCCTACGTAAAACCCTCGGATCCCTATTCACATCCAATCAGACTGATCAAGCCTGGTTTGATGCCCTAGAAGAATCTCTCATTCTGAGCGATGTGGGTTTGCCCACGACCGAACAACTGATTAGTAAGCTCCGTAAAGCCGCCAAATCGGAAAAGGCCAGTAGCGCGGAGGAACTCAAGCAACTGCTGATCGAAGAAGTGGCGATACTCCTGAAATCTATGGAGCCCAATCCTAATCCCTTGTATGCCCATGAGCAAAAGACCACACCAGAGGTATGGCTAGTAATTGGGGTCAATGGCGCTGGCAAGACCACCACGATCGGTAAACTCTGCAAACTGTTTCAGTCTCAAGGCAAATCCGTCTTACTCGCAGCCGGTGACACTTTCCGAGCCGCAGCACGCAACCAGCTCCTTGAATGGGGTGGTCGCAATCAGGTCGATGTCATCATGCAAGAAAGTGGTGATGCGGCGGCAGTGGCACACGATGCCATTCATGCGGCGATTTCTCGCAAAAGCGATATCCTCATTATTGACACTGCTGGCAGACTGGCCACTCAAGACCATCTGATGGAAGAATTAAAGAAGGTGAAAAGAGTGATCGGTAAGGCCCTTCCTGGGGCACCTCACCAGACTTTACTGGTTCTAGATGGCAATACTGGTCAAAACGGTTTAAACCAAGTCAGGGCCTTTCATGCTGCTTTAGAGCTTTCCGCCTTAATCGTGACTAAATTAGATGGCACTGCTAAGGGCGGGGTAATCTGTGCACTTGCCCACACCCTCAGCGATGGGCCAAAACCAGCGGTTTTAGCCTTAGGTAAAGGCGAGGGAATTGATGATTTAGCACCCTTCACGGCCGCACAGTATTCTTCTGAATTATTCAATTAAATCATACACTTATAGAAGTAAAAAACCATTAGCACTCTCTTGACAAGAGTGCTAAAATAGAAATCTATTAATACCAAAAGTGTACAAAAGAAAATGATTCTAAAGAAAGCATACAAACCGCAATTGCAAGCAAGGCAAACACTGCCAGCAGCGCAGACTGCCGCGGCTTCGCTTGCCTTTCCGATGCTGCCTTCCTTGGGGGTTGGCACACTCGACTCTTATATCTCCTATGTGAATCGAGTACCGATGCTCAGCGCTGCAGAGGAGCTGCACCTTGCGCAAGAATTTCGTCGCACTGAAAATGTCGATGCTGCGAAGACTTTAGTGCTCTCGCACCTTCGTTTAGTAGTTTCCGTTGCTCGTCAGTATTTAGGCTATGGCATTCCCCATGCTGACTTAATTCAAGAAGGCAATATTGGCTTGATGAAGGCGGTTAAACGCTATGACCCTAACCAAGGTGCACGCTTAGTCTCTTACGCCATCCATTGGATTAAGGCAGAGATTCATGAGTACATCCTTAAAAATTGGCGCTTGGTCAAAGTTGCTACAACGAAAGCACAACGTAAGTTGTTCTTTAATCTGCGTAGTAACAAGCCTACTCTAGCCGCCCTAACACCTAATGAAGTTGAGGCTTTAGCGAAAGCACTTGATGTCAAAGGGTCAGACGTAAAAGAAATGGAGATGCGCCTTGCTGGTGGTGATGTTGCCTTAGAGGGTGATGACACCGATGACGAATCAGTCTATGCACCAATTCAGTGGTTAGCTGATAACAGTCAAGAGCCTACCGAAATGATGGCTGCTGCTGCAACTGATGCATTACATGGTCCTCAGCTTGATCAAGCACTGATGGCATTAGACGAGCGTAGTCGAAATATTGTGCAGTCACGTTGGCTGGCTATGGATGCAGATGGCAATGGAACAAAAACATTACATGATCTCGCCAGTGAATATGGTATTTCTGCAGAGCGCGTTCGTCAGATTGAAACTGCTGCGCTCAAAAAGATGCGTAGTCTCTTACAAACCGAAGCTGCCTAAACAGCCTTCCCCTTCAAGCCTTTATTTCAGAAGTTCCTTCAAGTCTTGCGCCAAGGTCTCAGCACCTTGCGCATGCTTGATGTAAAGGCGTAAACGCCCCTCTGGATCAAAGACATAACTTCCCGCCATATGATCCATGGTGTATGAACCAGCACTCGCGCCGGGCACCTTCTGGTAGTAAACCTTAAAATCCTTAGTCACTTTTTCTAAGGCTACTTCATCGGCTGGACGCAAGCCCAAGAAGCGCGAATCAAATGCCGGCACATACTGTTTTAAGATTGCTGCGGTATCTCTTTGTGGGTCCACAGTTACAAACAGCACTTGCACCTTGTCTGCCTGAGGACCCAATAAAGTCATGACCTGCTGCATCTCAGTCAACGTCGTAGGACAAACATCCGGGCACTGCGTATAACCAAAGAACATCAAAACTGCTTTGCCTTTAAAGTCAGCGAGTGTTCTCACCTTTCCGTCAGGATCGAGCAAACTAAAGTCAGTACCAAATGCCTTGCTACCCGTAATATCCACGTTCTTAAAGCTCTGTTGCGGACTACAAGCTAGCAGAGTTAATCCGATCAGCGAGAGTACCAATAGGCGTGGGATACAAAAGTATGATTTTTGTAAATGCATCTTCATCTCAAATGAAATAGTGATCAATTAATAGCGCTGCAAAAAGTAGAGATAAATACGTAATTGAAAAACGAAAAGTTTTCTTTGCTAACGCATCGCTGTAAGAAACAAATAAAGCAATGACATATGCAAGGAAGATCAAACCCAGAATGATTGCTGAGATCAAATAGATCATGCCACTCATGCCATAAATGTATGGCAATAAAGTAGCCGCAATTAAGATCAATGTATATAACAAAATATTGAGTAGCGTAAAGCGCTCTCCGTGCGTCACGGGCAGCATTGGTAAACCACTTTGCACATAATCATCACGACGGTATAAGGCAAGAGCCCAAAAGTGTGGCGGAGTCCAAACAAAAATGATCAACACCAAGAGCCAAGCTTCTGCTGACACAGTGTTGGTAACTGCCGCCCAACCTAAGGCAGGTGGCATAGCACCCGAGAGGCCACCAATGACAATATTCTGTGGTGTAGCAGGCTTTAGCAACCAGGTATAAATTACAGCGTAACCGACAAAAGTAGCCACGGTGAGCCACATGGTTAATGGATTGCAGAAGATCCACAAGATGACCATCCCCAAACCACCGAGAATGATCGAGAAAATAGTAATGTGAAAAGGCGTTACTTCACCAGTTGCAGACGGCCTCCAAGCAGTTCGCTTCATCTTGGCATCGACGGCTTGCTCGATTAAACAATTCATTGCAAAAGCGGCTCCTGCCAACAACCAAATCCCAACAATGCCGCCAATTAGAACTGGATAAGGCACCATACCGGGAGTAGCTAAGAACATGCCAATAATTGCACAAAATACTGCTAACTGCGTGACGCGGGGCTTAGTGAGAACCCAATATTGACGCCAACGTGGCATCGCTACAGGATTAGGGGAAGTTGGACTACTCATAATGATTTAGACATCTTCATGTGAATGGGGGTACTCCAAGAGGACCATTGGACTAAACGAACCAAACAGAATACCAACGCAGCAGAACCTGCGGTGTGCATTAAGGCAGCAAGCAGGGGCCACTGAAAGACCACGTTAGAAATACCAGTCAGAGCCTGCAGAATGAGTAAACCTAGTAATAGCTTTGCAATTCTTGCCATTCCTAATGATTTGGAATTACTCAGACCGAGAGCGCTTAGTCCCAAGGCGCCAAGAACCACTACAGCAACTATGGCAAATACGCGATGTGCCCAATGGATTGTTTGCAAAGCGACAGGGGTAATAGATTCGCCTTGAGCATTCAAGCCTAAGCCGCGCCACAGGGTGAAGCCTTCCTGCCAAGCTGTTTCTGGCCAAAGACGATCCATGCAAGTCGGAAAATCAGGGCAAGCTAATACAGCGTAATTCGTACTCACCCATGCACCTAAAAAGATTTGCGTACTTAAAATTACTGCTGCAAGTAAAAGTAACTTTGCAGAAAGGGGCTTACTCTGTAGGCGAGTAGTTACTGGGGATTGATCTATCCACTCTTGTTGTGCATAAGTCGTTAGACATGCCAACAAAACCAAAGCCAACATCAAATGAATTGTCACAATAATAGGCTGCAATTTCAGTGTGACCGTCCAAGCACCAAATGCCCCTTGAATACATACCAAAATCAGCAAACCAAGACTTCCTAATAGAGGCTTCTTGCCCAGGCTACGGAGCTTGCTCCAAGCAACTGCCACCTGAATCAAAATCAACGCTCCGACTGTCATTGCTAAATAGCGATGAATCATTTCAATCCAAGCTTTGATAACAGTCACAGGACCCGTAGGCATATTAGCTTCAGCTTGCTGAATCTCACTAATGGCGTGCCATGGATTTGATGTGCCATAACAACCAGGCCAATCAGGGCATCCCAGACCAGAGTCCGTTAAGCGAGTAAAAGCACCAAACACAATCAAATCAAAAGTCATGAAAACCAAGACCCAATTGAGCTTTTGGAAAAAGTTATAAGCCGGCCTAGTCCAGAGATAGGCCAGAGGTAGACCTGCAAAAACAATTGCAATTGCAGCTAACTCTGCAAGCAATAGCAAGCTACTCATTGCAATTTTTCACCCTTACGATTGAGGCGCAATAGCTTCTCTAGATCCTTTTTAATACTACCGAATTCTTTAGGCGAATTGGTCACCGGAAAAATCATCATCTTGGCTGGGCTTGGATCAATCAACTGGATCTTCTGACCTGCTCCATCACGATTAAGCCACGCATCAAATTCAGATCTTAATTTAGGATCTACTGGCAAATCTACAATCTGAAATCCCGCTGTCTTTTGATCGTATGCCAGCAACACCTCTGGATCCACTGATTTGCCATCTGTATTGACCCACACTAGTTGAACTCGACTACTTTCACGACCAACAGCAATGCGTAGTTGACGCATTAAAAATAGAGCCTCGAGACAAGTCTCATTTTTAATGGTGCATTCTCCAGCTGGCCTAGCGACTAGTAAAGTCCACTTGCCATTGAAAGGAATATCAAACCAAGCGGGATTCATATCTTGTACTGGCTGAACTAGGGTTCCAAAGTTCGTCTTTCCACCCTCTGGCTTAAAAACGTAATACGCCAAATAAGAGGCGATCACTGGTGCCGCGCAAGCAAGCAACAATAGCAACATCTGAATACGCCCACGTCGAGTTTGCGTGTTAATTACAGATGCATCCGTTTGTGATGCTGGAATCAATAATTCTTTATCACTCACCCTCTATCTCCATTCACAGCAAGCTCTCGCCGATATTTCATGAACCCATTAATGAGCCAAAATAAAAATCCAGTTAATGCCAAAGCAAACCACTGGAATGCATAAGCATAATGGCGATCGACTCCGTTTGTTGGGGAGGGCCAATTTCTTAACAAACCATCCTCTTTCGAAGAGCCAGACTCTCGAACAATGAATGGAAGTTGCCTCCATTCATGGCCTCGGGCCTCAAAAGCCAAATCAAAGTTCTGCTCAATCCGAGGACTTGATTGCGTAGCGTCCTTTTTTCCCAACTCATAAACCCTTCCAGGATGAGGGAAAGCAATTCCCTCAATAGTCACCACTTCACCTATTGTTTTAATTGGAGGTAACTCAATGCGATTTTCGTTATTACGAGGAGCCCAACCCCGATTAACCCAAAGTACAAGCTCTTGGCCATCTAATTTCAAAGGCATCATCACATAAAAACCAGATTGCCCTGCAACGCCAGTACTACCCTCAGGAATAGGGCGAGGACGG is from Polynucleobacter sp. MG-Unter2-18 and encodes:
- a CDS encoding 50S ribosomal protein L25/general stress protein Ctc, with the protein product MKVVAFERSVQGTGASRRLRNSGKTPGIIYGGKDAATVIELDHNALFHALRKEAFHSSILDLEIGGKAQKVLLRDYQMHPFKPLVLHIDFQRVSATEKVHMRVPLHFINADTSAAVKLQGAVISHISTELEISCLPADLPEFIEVDLSKIEVGHGIHAKDIALPKGVTLVLHIEQENPVLANARIPAVKSADTEAAPAAAAAPAAEAPKDKA
- the coaD gene encoding pantetheine-phosphate adenylyltransferase, producing the protein MTVAVYPGTFDPFTRGHEDLVRRASSIFGELIVGVADSRSKRPFFTLDERIEIAKEVLGHYSNVKIVGFTGLLKDFAREHNARVIVRGLRAVSDFEYEFQMAGMNRYLLPDVETLFLTPSDQYQFISGTFVREIASMGGDVSKFVFPSVEKWLITKIQANKSKEWGP
- the ftsY gene encoding signal recognition particle-docking protein FtsY; the encoded protein is MFGLRKTLGSLFTSNQTDQAWFDALEESLILSDVGLPTTEQLISKLRKAAKSEKASSAEELKQLLIEEVAILLKSMEPNPNPLYAHEQKTTPEVWLVIGVNGAGKTTTIGKLCKLFQSQGKSVLLAAGDTFRAAARNQLLEWGGRNQVDVIMQESGDAAAVAHDAIHAAISRKSDILIIDTAGRLATQDHLMEELKKVKRVIGKALPGAPHQTLLVLDGNTGQNGLNQVRAFHAALELSALIVTKLDGTAKGGVICALAHTLSDGPKPAVLALGKGEGIDDLAPFTAAQYSSELFN
- a CDS encoding pitrilysin family protein — its product is MPNKFISQISFAIVLIVGVSTSAHAILPIEKLDSFKGAQAYLVQTKALPMVDIEISIDAGDRYDPGVKSGLATMAGRLMNYGAKSDKGLLNEAQIADEIADLGANLGISVGGERAVMRIRTLSRKDLRDRAVQLASAMLSAPTYDAKILAREKQRMTTALLESETKPESVLDRRFRKSVYGDYPLANSPTVKSIANISASDLQQFHKQLYRGDRMIVSIVGDVSKAEAAEIVQSLLQRVPQSGPPVAKLPEFERSPVEPLSQREVAIPFDSQQAHIAMGMTAVTRNNPDFFPLLVGNYILGGGGFVSRLMSEVREKRGLAYSVFSYFAPGKDAGIFQAGVQTKNDQATLALEVMSSTIAQFIADGPTQAELDAAKANLINGYPLRIDNNRKLLDNVSSIAWNNLPLDTMEIWTKQVEAVNLEQVKASFQKHLAMDRMKIVVLGAKK
- the rpoH gene encoding RNA polymerase sigma factor RpoH — protein: MILKKAYKPQLQARQTLPAAQTAAASLAFPMLPSLGVGTLDSYISYVNRVPMLSAAEELHLAQEFRRTENVDAAKTLVLSHLRLVVSVARQYLGYGIPHADLIQEGNIGLMKAVKRYDPNQGARLVSYAIHWIKAEIHEYILKNWRLVKVATTKAQRKLFFNLRSNKPTLAALTPNEVEALAKALDVKGSDVKEMEMRLAGGDVALEGDDTDDESVYAPIQWLADNSQEPTEMMAAAATDALHGPQLDQALMALDERSRNIVQSRWLAMDADGNGTKTLHDLASEYGISAERVRQIETAALKKMRSLLQTEAA
- a CDS encoding YfhL family 4Fe-4S dicluster ferredoxin — its product is MALMITDECINCDVCEPECPNDAIYMGLEIYEIDPNKCTECVGHYDAPQCQQVCPVDCIPMNPAFSENQTQLMAKYQALTAAKKALVK
- the rsmD gene encoding 16S rRNA (guanine(966)-N(2))-methyltransferase RsmD; translated protein: MNKPVKSASLGRRSEPLQKIRIIGGVWRSRLLGVLDLPGLRPTTDRVRETLFNWLGQDLVGLRCLDLFAGTGALGFEAASRHAHSVTLLEKDKQAHAKLLANFALLKSSPAPGEVQILHRDSLEFLKQQADRSSNLIFIDPPFQEEGLLNQALIEAARVCDDSAGGGIYVEFPSGRPREQLEALVPDWHCGKYLEAGQVKACLFRFKRD
- a CDS encoding pitrilysin family protein, which encodes MRSTLLSFSLYLLLGSSIAMATPEVGQANTHEFQLYNGLKLIVREDHRAPTVAHMVWYRAGSMDEVNGKTGVAHVLEHMMFKGTHKVKSGEFSRLVAAVGGRENAFTSRDYTAYFQQVEKSKLDEVMRLEADRMSNLNFDDAEFLKEIQVVMEERRLRTEDNPSSLLNESLTATAYMSSPYRHPVVGWMNDLVNMKAIDARDWYRSWYKPNNATVVIAGDVDPKVILRAVEKYYGVASARELPERKPQIEPVQKGTKRVQVKAPADSAQLAMAWKVPKLEVGRLDDDEPYALELLSAVLDGYDNARLNRTLVKQERVVNDVGVGYDMISRGPELFFISSSMAKGKTVQQAESSIRKALKEVVDKGILESELKRVKVRILSDQIYKRDSIFGQAMEIGSTEMAGFSWKDIDVMLEKMQTITPAQVQAVAKKYLVDEGLTIAVLDPQPRQSGEAKQGGNRDAK
- the pth gene encoding aminoacyl-tRNA hydrolase, producing the protein MTKLIIGLGNPGEEHAEDRHNAGFWFVDALAKQLNVRFETEKRFLGKVAKAKWEDEDLFLLKPNTYMNLSGQAVGALCRFHKITPKDVLVVQDELDLKPGTARIKLGGGTGGHNGLKDIQAHLGTPDYWRLRLGIGHPRDLAAEGARVMDVADFVLRRPLQAEQKQIDASIENGLHILSLFLKGDTQAAMLELHSKTN
- a CDS encoding ribose-phosphate pyrophosphokinase, encoding MNADLLTLFTGNANPVLAHAVAKELNLQMGKAFVGRFSDGEIQVEIQENVRGKNVVVIQSTCAPTNDSLMELMIMIDALKRASASRITAVIPYFGYARQDRRPRSARVAISARIVANMLQSVAGIERVLTMDLHADQIQGFFDIPVDNIYASPVLLADLEAQKTKKDLIIVSPDIGGVVRARAMAKQLGTDLAIIDKRRPKANVSEVMHLIGEVEGRHCVIMDDIIDTGGTLCKAAEALKERGAKGVTAYCTHAVLSGGAIARIAASELDELVVTDTIPLTAEALKVGKIRQLSVAPILAETLSHISKGDSVMSMFAE